In a genomic window of Roseofilum casamattae BLCC-M143:
- a CDS encoding pitrilysin family protein, translating to MNLRRPSKLTIRGLWLTLLMLTAVLTIQWQTPAVAAQAKPYDQLTFPALPEVEIPEYTQFTMDNGMTVFLMEDRELPLVSGQAMFYTGDRLEPLAQVGLADLVGTVMRSGGTQTHSPDELNQELEQRAASIETGIGRSIATAQFRALTPDTDAVLSLFAEVLRQPAFNPEQLALAKTQLQGSIARRNDRPDGIAHREFRKLIYGSESPYGRTIEYETLEAIARPDLIEFYQQYFVPNNMMLGIVGDFKADEMRAKLEKIFGSWKRDPNFKRPPLPEVAVAQEGGIFIVDRPQVTQSNILMGHLGGRFDSPDYAALSVMNEVLNGFGGRLFNEVRSRQGLAYSVYGFWSPRFDYPGIFVAGGSTRSDATVPFIQAIRKELQEIRTTPVTPEELQAAQDAVLNSFVFNFAEPSQTLSRIMRYTYYGYPEDFIFQYQKGVENTTIADVQRVARTYLQPEDIVTLVVGNEAEIDPPLTALGQDVKVTAIDITIAGES from the coding sequence ATGAATTTAAGACGACCGAGTAAACTGACTATCCGAGGACTGTGGTTAACTCTACTGATGCTAACTGCGGTACTGACGATCCAATGGCAAACCCCAGCCGTAGCTGCCCAAGCCAAACCTTACGACCAACTGACCTTTCCTGCTCTCCCAGAGGTAGAAATTCCCGAGTATACCCAGTTTACAATGGACAATGGGATGACCGTGTTTTTGATGGAAGACCGGGAACTGCCATTGGTGAGCGGACAAGCGATGTTTTATACTGGCGATCGCCTGGAACCTCTGGCCCAAGTCGGTTTAGCCGATCTCGTCGGCACGGTGATGCGCAGCGGTGGCACCCAAACCCATTCCCCAGACGAACTCAACCAAGAGCTAGAACAGCGCGCGGCATCCATTGAAACCGGCATCGGCCGATCGATCGCCACAGCCCAGTTTCGCGCCCTCACTCCGGATACCGATGCTGTCTTGAGCTTGTTTGCCGAAGTATTGCGCCAACCCGCTTTTAATCCCGAGCAACTCGCTCTAGCGAAAACCCAACTCCAGGGAAGTATTGCCCGGCGCAACGATCGCCCGGATGGCATTGCCCATCGCGAGTTTCGCAAGCTGATCTATGGAAGCGAAAGTCCTTACGGGCGTACGATAGAATACGAAACCTTAGAAGCGATCGCCCGGCCGGATTTAATCGAGTTCTATCAACAATACTTCGTTCCCAATAATATGATGCTCGGCATTGTCGGCGACTTTAAAGCTGACGAAATGCGCGCGAAACTCGAAAAAATCTTTGGCAGTTGGAAACGAGATCCGAACTTTAAACGCCCTCCCTTACCCGAAGTTGCGGTAGCGCAAGAAGGAGGAATTTTTATTGTCGATCGCCCGCAAGTCACTCAAAGCAACATCCTCATGGGACATTTGGGCGGCCGGTTCGATAGTCCGGACTACGCCGCACTGTCGGTGATGAATGAAGTGCTCAACGGCTTTGGCGGACGGCTGTTCAACGAAGTGCGATCGCGCCAGGGATTAGCCTATTCCGTGTATGGGTTCTGGAGTCCGCGTTTCGACTATCCCGGAATTTTCGTCGCGGGCGGTTCCACTCGCTCGGACGCAACAGTTCCCTTCATTCAAGCCATCCGCAAAGAGCTACAAGAGATCCGCACCACTCCCGTAACTCCAGAAGAGCTACAAGCCGCTCAAGATGCCGTGCTCAACTCCTTTGTCTTTAACTTCGCCGAACCCTCGCAAACCCTATCGCGGATTATGCGCTATACCTACTACGGCTATCCCGAAGACTTTATCTTCCAATATCAAAAGGGTGTAGAAAATACCACGATCGCAGATGTCCAGCGCGTCGCTCGCACCTATCTGCAACCGGAGGACATTGTCACCTTAGTTGTCGGCAATGAAGCCGAGATCGACCCGCCGCTGACGGCCTTAGGTCAAGACGTAAAGGTGACGGCGATCGATATTACCATTGCGGGAGAAAGCTAA
- a CDS encoding glycosyltransferase family 2 protein, whose amino-acid sequence MLYLLIVNYYSAELIKSLLASVPMAEVHIIIVDNSPGDRALSSFTEQYPNLTLLSPGENLGFGGGCNLGLNWVWERDRQAIVWLINPDTTLHDGAIAYIRQCLHVRPDIAILGTQIVDSQGELWFTQGQFNPWLGSLSDREAMATSSALVAPCRWVSGCSLILNFPKFDRAPQFDRHYFLYYEDNDLCERYFQQGYAIAVTQAVLVTHQVSATSDRNLSAKFRHATYSKLYFLQSHGTGFALVLNLGYLTLKIIASVLQGNRAVAIGRSQGIQQFLFDSHTTLAPSQLG is encoded by the coding sequence ATGCTCTATCTCCTCATTGTTAACTATTATTCGGCAGAGCTAATCAAATCTCTGTTAGCCTCCGTTCCGATGGCTGAGGTACATATTATTATTGTGGATAACTCCCCCGGCGATCGCGCCCTCTCTTCCTTTACCGAACAATATCCAAATTTAACTTTACTTTCCCCAGGGGAAAACTTAGGATTTGGGGGCGGTTGTAACTTGGGATTAAATTGGGTGTGGGAGCGCGATCGCCAAGCCATTGTCTGGTTAATTAATCCCGATACCACATTACATGACGGCGCGATCGCTTATATCCGTCAGTGCTTGCACGTTCGTCCCGATATCGCTATTTTAGGAACTCAAATTGTAGATAGCCAAGGAGAGTTGTGGTTTACCCAAGGTCAGTTTAATCCCTGGTTGGGGTCTCTGAGCGATCGAGAGGCGATGGCAACCTCCTCCGCGCTCGTGGCTCCGTGTCGCTGGGTTTCCGGATGCAGTTTAATCCTCAATTTCCCCAAGTTCGATCGCGCTCCGCAATTCGATCGCCATTATTTTCTCTACTATGAAGACAACGATCTGTGCGAGCGCTATTTTCAACAAGGATATGCGATCGCCGTCACGCAAGCAGTATTAGTAACCCATCAGGTTTCGGCGACGAGCGATCGTAATTTATCTGCCAAGTTCCGCCACGCCACCTACAGCAAACTCTATTTCCTCCAATCTCATGGAACCGGTTTCGCCTTAGTATTGAATTTGGGATATTTAACTCTCAAAATCATCGCCAGTGTGCTGCAAGGAAACCGAGCTGTCGCGATCGGACGCTCTCAAGGCATTCAACAATTTCTCTTTGATTCTCATACAACACTAGCACCCTCTCAATTGGGCTGA
- the panB gene encoding 3-methyl-2-oxobutanoate hydroxymethyltransferase, producing the protein MAIATHQLIKRKRQGHPIVMLTAWDYPFAKLLDGAGVDVILVGDSLAMVALGHRTTLPLTLDDTIHHAQAVCRGVDNALVVCDLPFMSYQEGPVQAMRSAGRVLKETGAGAVKLEGGYPAIVETVARLTLSGIPVMGHVGVTPQSVHRQGYGRQGKTEDEGERILEEAMALSRAGAFGIVLENITHDLAAEITTTLPIPTIGIGAGARCDGQVLVTSDILGLSDRQPPFAKIYAHLGEKVTEAVQAFSQDVRDRKFP; encoded by the coding sequence ATGGCGATCGCAACCCACCAACTAATAAAACGCAAACGTCAAGGTCATCCCATCGTGATGCTGACCGCTTGGGACTATCCCTTCGCCAAACTTCTCGATGGCGCGGGAGTGGATGTCATCTTGGTTGGCGACTCTCTAGCCATGGTAGCTCTCGGACATCGGACTACTTTGCCCCTCACCCTGGACGATACGATCCACCACGCCCAAGCCGTATGTCGCGGCGTAGATAATGCTCTGGTGGTCTGCGACCTGCCATTCATGAGCTATCAAGAAGGTCCCGTACAAGCGATGCGCTCGGCCGGGCGGGTGTTGAAAGAAACGGGAGCTGGTGCGGTGAAGCTTGAAGGAGGATATCCGGCCATTGTCGAAACCGTAGCTCGCTTAACCTTAAGCGGCATTCCCGTCATGGGTCATGTGGGCGTAACTCCCCAGTCCGTCCATCGTCAAGGTTACGGCCGGCAAGGAAAAACGGAGGACGAAGGAGAACGAATTTTGGAAGAGGCCATGGCTCTTTCCAGGGCAGGGGCCTTTGGTATCGTGCTCGAAAATATTACTCACGATCTAGCCGCTGAAATTACGACGACTCTTCCCATTCCGACAATTGGCATTGGTGCGGGGGCCCGCTGCGACGGCCAGGTATTGGTCACCAGCGATATTCTCGGACTTTCCGATCGCCAACCTCCCTTTGCCAAGATCTATGCTCATTTGGGGGAAAAGGTTACTGAAGCGGTGCAAGCATTCAGTCAGGACGTGCGCGATCGCAAATTTCCCTGA